A stretch of the Fusobacterium varium genome encodes the following:
- a CDS encoding putative translation initiation inhibitor, producing MKRIIHTEKAPAALGPYSQAIEVNGTLFVSGQIPFVPETMSLVSDDVQDQTKQSLENVKAILEAAGYTFKNVIKATVFIKNMEDFALMNEVYNEYLGNIKPARACVEVARLPKDVKVEIEVIAMK from the coding sequence ATGAAAAGAATTATCCATACTGAAAAAGCCCCTGCTGCTTTAGGTCCATATTCACAGGCTATTGAAGTAAATGGTACCCTTTTTGTTTCTGGTCAAATACCTTTTGTCCCAGAAACTATGTCTCTTGTATCTGATGATGTGCAAGATCAAACAAAACAGTCTCTTGAAAATGTAAAAGCTATTCTTGAAGCTGCTGGATATACTTTTAAAAATGTGATAAAGGCTACTGTTTTTATAAAAAATATGGAAGATTTCGCTCTTATGAATGAAGTATACAATGAATACCTTGGAAATATAAAACCTGCAAGAGCATGTGTAGAAGTTGCGAGACTTCCTAAAGATGTAAAAGTAGAAATAGAAGTTATTGCTATGAAATAA
- a CDS encoding putative siroheme synthase, whose amino-acid sequence MENNFFPVFLDLKNKNILVIGAGKIAFRKTETLLKYGAKIKVITKNIKEEKFKELKNIELTLDLFKEDMLNDTFMVIAATDDISFNNYIFELCNKKNILINNITSKVDMNCRFSSIFENTEYQIAISAKGDPKKSKALKEKIINFFNTQQH is encoded by the coding sequence ATGGAAAATAATTTTTTTCCTGTATTCTTAGACTTAAAAAATAAAAATATACTTGTAATTGGAGCTGGAAAAATAGCTTTCAGAAAAACTGAAACACTTTTAAAATATGGAGCAAAAATTAAAGTTATTACTAAAAATATAAAAGAAGAAAAATTTAAAGAATTAAAAAATATAGAATTAACTTTAGACCTATTTAAAGAAGATATGTTGAATGATACATTTATGGTAATAGCTGCCACAGATGATATTTCTTTCAATAATTATATCTTTGAGTTATGTAATAAAAAAAATATACTTATTAATAATATTACATCTAAAGTAGATATGAACTGCCGTTTTTCAAGTATTTTTGAAAATACTGAATATCAAATTGCTATCTCTGCAAAGGGAGATCCTAAAAAATCAAAAGCTCTTAAAGAAAAAATAATTAACTTTTTTAATACTCAACAACATTAG
- the hemL gene encoding glutamate-1-semialdehyde aminotransferase produces the protein MEHKISTEIFKKAEKYIPGGVNSPVRAFKSVNRKAPIFACRGKGARIWDEDGNEYIDYICSWGPLILGHNPENVINGVREAIEMGSSFGLPTKMEVELAELITKCCPSIEKVRLTTSGTEATMSAVRVARAYTNRNKILKFEGCYHGHSDSLLVKSGSGLLTDGYQDSNGITDGVLKDTLTVPFGNISAIKTILEKKDVACLIMEPVPANMGMIYPDIEFLKEIREICTATGTILIFDEVISGFRLSLGGAQEFFGVTPDMTTLGKIIGGGYPVGAFGGKAEIMELIAPVGRVYHAGTLSGNPVSVRAGYETINYLFNNKEIFYKNLEEKTQYLVSNIKELALKYSVSVCVNTIGSLFTIFFTDRSEVKNLEDALSSNTENFAIYFNTMLEDGIVCPPSQFEAHFISSAHTKEDLDKTLTSIEKAFRAIGEKNNGK, from the coding sequence ATGGAGCATAAGATTTCAACTGAAATTTTTAAAAAAGCTGAAAAATACATTCCTGGTGGTGTAAATAGTCCTGTCAGAGCTTTTAAATCTGTAAATAGAAAAGCTCCTATTTTTGCATGTAGAGGAAAAGGTGCAAGAATATGGGATGAAGATGGAAATGAATATATAGATTATATTTGTTCATGGGGTCCATTGATTCTTGGACATAACCCTGAAAATGTAATAAATGGAGTTAGAGAAGCAATAGAAATGGGAAGTTCTTTTGGACTGCCTACTAAAATGGAAGTAGAACTTGCTGAACTCATCACTAAATGCTGTCCTTCTATTGAAAAAGTAAGACTCACTACATCTGGTACAGAAGCTACTATGTCTGCTGTAAGAGTAGCCAGAGCATATACAAACAGAAATAAAATATTAAAATTTGAAGGATGTTATCATGGTCACTCTGATTCACTTCTAGTAAAATCTGGATCAGGACTTTTAACTGATGGTTACCAAGACAGTAATGGAATCACAGATGGAGTATTAAAAGATACCCTTACTGTTCCCTTTGGAAATATTTCTGCCATTAAAACTATTCTTGAAAAAAAAGATGTAGCCTGTCTTATCATGGAACCTGTTCCTGCCAATATGGGAATGATTTATCCTGATATAGAATTTTTAAAAGAAATAAGAGAAATATGTACTGCTACTGGTACTATTTTAATATTTGATGAGGTTATATCGGGATTTAGATTATCTTTAGGCGGAGCTCAAGAATTCTTTGGTGTCACTCCTGATATGACTACACTTGGAAAAATAATTGGTGGAGGATATCCTGTTGGAGCATTTGGTGGTAAAGCTGAAATAATGGAACTTATTGCTCCAGTTGGAAGAGTATATCACGCTGGAACTCTCTCTGGAAATCCCGTATCTGTAAGGGCTGGATATGAAACTATTAACTATCTGTTTAATAACAAAGAAATTTTTTATAAAAATTTAGAGGAAAAAACTCAATATCTTGTAAGTAATATAAAAGAACTTGCTCTTAAATATAGTGTTTCTGTATGTGTGAATACAATAGGATCTCTTTTCACTATATTTTTTACTGATAGATCTGAAGTAAAAAATCTTGAAGATGCCCTTTCTTCCAATACTGAAAATTTTGCAATATATTTCAATACAATGTTGGAAGATGGAATTGTATGTCCTCCATCTCAATTTGAAGCTCATTTTATATCATCAGCACATACTAAAGAAGATTTAGATAAAACTCTTACTTCAATAGAAAAAGCTTTTAGAGCTATTGGAGAAAAGAATAATGGAAAATAA
- the hemB gene encoding delta-aminolevulinic acid dehydratase yields the protein MFTRTRRLRSSKALRDMVRNVTINLSDFIYPLFIEEGENIKEEISSMPGQYRWSIDRVGEELAELKELGVTSILLFGIPKHKDPQGSEAYNDKGIVQEAIRYIKKNFPEFLVITDVCMCEYTSHGHCGILDDCEVLNDETLKFIAKIALSHVKAGADIVAPSDMMDGRIMAIREILDKNGYVNTPIMAYSAKYSSNYYGPFREAADSAPSFGDRKSYQMDFRNSREYFREVEADIKEGADFIMVKPALAYLDVINAVSGINLPIVAYNVSGEYSMVKAAAQNGWIDEKGIVMENMFAMKRAGVNIIITYHAKDIAKWYKNNEVIF from the coding sequence ATGTTTACTAGAACTAGAAGGCTTAGAAGTTCTAAAGCTTTAAGAGACATGGTAAGAAATGTAACAATTAACCTTAGCGATTTTATCTATCCTCTTTTCATAGAGGAAGGAGAAAATATAAAAGAAGAAATATCATCTATGCCTGGACAATATAGATGGTCAATTGATAGAGTAGGAGAAGAACTTGCTGAATTGAAAGAACTCGGTGTAACTTCTATTCTGCTTTTTGGTATTCCTAAACACAAAGATCCCCAAGGTTCAGAAGCATATAATGACAAAGGTATTGTACAGGAAGCCATAAGATATATAAAGAAAAATTTCCCTGAATTTCTGGTAATTACTGATGTGTGTATGTGTGAATATACTTCTCATGGACATTGTGGAATACTTGATGACTGTGAGGTTTTAAATGATGAAACTCTTAAATTCATAGCTAAAATAGCTCTTTCTCATGTAAAAGCCGGAGCAGATATTGTTGCTCCATCAGATATGATGGATGGCAGAATAATGGCTATAAGAGAAATTTTAGATAAAAATGGATATGTAAATACTCCTATCATGGCATATAGTGCAAAATATTCATCAAATTATTATGGCCCTTTCAGAGAAGCTGCTGACTCTGCTCCTAGTTTTGGAGATAGAAAAAGCTATCAAATGGATTTTAGAAACTCAAGAGAATATTTTAGAGAAGTGGAAGCTGATATTAAAGAAGGAGCTGATTTTATAATGGTAAAACCTGCTCTTGCTTACCTTGATGTCATCAATGCTGTATCTGGTATCAATCTTCCTATTGTTGCATATAATGTAAGTGGAGAATACTCTATGGTAAAAGCTGCAGCTCAAAATGGCTGGATAGATGAAAAAGGTATTGTCATGGAAAATATGTTTGCTATGAAAAGAGCTGGAGTGAATATAATAATTACTTATCATGCTAAAGATATAGCTAAATGGTATAAAAATAATGAAGTTATTTTTTAA
- the cysG gene encoding uroporphyrinogen-III methylase — MTNKGKVYIMGAGPGDLELLTLKGKRAVEEADCIVYDRLINPRILNFAKKDAEMIYLGKENTEGGVIQDEINRTIVQKALEGKIVARVKGGDPFVFGRGGEEIQSLYDNNISFEIIPGITSSISVPAYAGIPVTHRGVARSFHVFTGHTMEDGTWHNFEAIAKLEGTLVFLMGIKTLPIIVTDLISNGKSPDTPVAIIEKGATSDQRVTVGTLNTIVDIAKERKIVPPAITIIGEVVDLRDTFKWFEEKNLFGKKILVTRDKRQAGEFSDKIEKMGGIAVELPFIDIESTLESVSKDMLQDYSAILFNSPNGVREFMNKIDDIRILAHLKIGAVGSKTKEVLENYKLKADFMPDEYLVSKLAELSIKHTKPGDKILIITSDISPCDTKKFNSIYDRTFCKMVAYNTKKIIREKDEVLKALSKIEIVTFLSSSTVDAFYKSIDGDIEIVKNKKFASIGPVTSDTMRKYGFSVDYEAAVYDINGILEAVK; from the coding sequence ATGACTAACAAAGGTAAAGTTTATATAATGGGAGCTGGCCCTGGTGATCTTGAACTTCTTACTCTAAAAGGAAAAAGAGCTGTAGAAGAAGCTGATTGTATAGTTTATGACAGGCTTATAAATCCAAGAATTCTTAACTTTGCAAAAAAAGATGCTGAAATGATTTATCTGGGAAAAGAAAACACAGAAGGTGGAGTCATTCAGGATGAAATAAATAGAACTATTGTTCAAAAAGCTCTAGAAGGAAAAATTGTTGCAAGAGTAAAAGGTGGAGATCCTTTTGTTTTTGGAAGAGGAGGGGAAGAGATTCAATCTCTTTATGATAATAATATTTCTTTTGAAATAATTCCTGGAATAACTTCTTCTATTTCTGTTCCTGCTTATGCTGGTATTCCTGTAACTCACAGAGGAGTTGCAAGATCATTTCATGTATTTACTGGACATACTATGGAAGATGGTACTTGGCATAATTTTGAAGCAATAGCTAAATTAGAAGGCACATTAGTTTTTCTTATGGGAATAAAGACTCTTCCTATTATAGTAACTGACCTCATATCCAATGGAAAATCTCCTGATACTCCTGTTGCTATAATAGAAAAAGGAGCTACATCAGATCAAAGAGTCACAGTTGGAACTTTAAATACAATTGTAGATATAGCAAAAGAAAGAAAAATAGTTCCTCCTGCCATCACAATAATAGGAGAAGTTGTAGATTTAAGGGATACTTTTAAATGGTTTGAAGAAAAAAATCTTTTTGGTAAAAAAATTCTTGTTACTAGAGATAAAAGGCAAGCTGGTGAATTTTCAGACAAAATTGAAAAGATGGGTGGAATAGCTGTTGAATTGCCTTTTATAGATATTGAATCTACATTAGAATCTGTTTCAAAAGATATGCTTCAAGATTATTCTGCAATACTTTTTAACTCTCCCAATGGTGTTAGAGAATTTATGAATAAAATAGATGATATAAGAATCCTTGCTCACCTGAAAATAGGAGCAGTAGGAAGCAAAACTAAAGAAGTGCTTGAAAACTATAAATTAAAAGCTGATTTTATGCCAGATGAATATCTTGTTTCTAAATTAGCTGAACTTTCTATTAAGCATACAAAACCTGGAGATAAAATTTTAATTATAACCTCAGATATATCACCTTGTGATACTAAAAAATTTAATTCAATATATGATAGAACATTTTGTAAAATGGTAGCTTATAACACAAAAAAAATCATAAGAGAAAAGGATGAAGTTCTAAAAGCTCTATCAAAAATAGAAATAGTAACTTTTTTAAGTTCATCTACTGTTGATGCTTTTTATAAAAGTATAGATGGAGATATAGAAATTGTTAAAAATAAAAAATTTGCTTCTATTGGTCCTGTAACAAGTGATACAATGAGAAAATATGGTTTTTCTGTAGATTATGAAGCTGCTGTTTATGATATAAATGGTATTTTAGAAGCTGTTAAATAG
- the hemC gene encoding porphobilinogen deaminase has product MKKKIVIGSRGSILAMAQSEMIKKMLENNFPELEFEIKKIVTSGDTDLVSNWNNSDKSLKSFFTKEIEVELLNGTIDLAVHSMKDMPVVSPEGLICGAIPDREDSRDVLISKSGKTLMELPEGAVVGTSSLRRTMNLKNLRNDLKIKQLRGNIHTRLNKLKTEDYDAILLAAAGLKRVGLENEITEYLDPEKFLPAPAQGVLHIQCREKDEEIKEILKSIHNKDIEKVVIIEREFSKIFDGGCHTPMGCHCILNGDKITLTGIYFKGETGYSASITEDAVLGIKTAQKLADIIKEKIND; this is encoded by the coding sequence ATGAAAAAAAAGATTGTGATTGGGAGCAGAGGAAGTATTCTGGCAATGGCTCAAAGTGAAATGATAAAAAAAATGCTGGAAAATAATTTTCCTGAATTAGAATTTGAAATAAAAAAAATTGTTACAAGTGGAGATACTGATCTTGTAAGCAACTGGAACAACAGTGATAAATCTCTGAAAAGTTTCTTTACAAAAGAAATTGAAGTTGAGCTTTTAAATGGAACAATAGATTTAGCTGTACATTCTATGAAGGATATGCCAGTAGTTTCTCCAGAAGGTCTAATCTGTGGGGCTATTCCTGACAGAGAAGACTCAAGAGATGTTTTAATTTCTAAATCTGGAAAAACACTTATGGAACTCCCTGAAGGTGCAGTTGTTGGTACAAGTTCTCTCAGAAGAACAATGAATCTAAAAAATCTTAGAAATGATCTTAAAATAAAGCAATTAAGAGGAAATATCCACACTAGACTTAACAAATTAAAAACTGAAGATTATGATGCTATTCTTCTGGCTGCTGCTGGTTTAAAAAGAGTGGGATTAGAAAATGAAATAACAGAATATCTGGATCCTGAAAAATTTCTTCCTGCTCCTGCACAAGGTGTTCTCCATATTCAATGCAGAGAAAAGGATGAAGAAATCAAAGAAATTCTAAAATCTATTCATAATAAAGACATAGAAAAAGTAGTTATTATTGAAAGAGAATTTTCTAAAATATTTGATGGAGGATGCCATACTCCTATGGGATGCCATTGTATTTTAAATGGAGATAAAATTACTCTGACAGGTATCTACTTCAAAGGAGAAACTGGCTATTCTGCTTCTATTACAGAAGATGCTGTTTTAGGAATAAAAACTGCTCAAAAACTTGCAGATATCATAAAGGAGAAAATAAATGACTAA
- the hemA gene encoding glutamyl-tRNA reductase: MNLDKLVAFGISHKELSMSEREEFIHQNPEQIINSLLSSKKIEGYVNLSTCLRVEFYLQVAENFSIEELLECFSFRKGIFIKSGEEAAEYLFKVSCGFYSVIKGEDQILAQIKKAHTLSMENNTSSKILNIVFNKAIELGKKFRTESKVCHNALSLEAISLKFIKESIGFLSDKKVLILGVGDLAQAILYLLVKENVKNITITNRTHHKALEVQSLFDVDVISFEHKNTAAVESDVIISATSAPHLVLKSEEIVPYLHNDKKYTFLDLAVPRDIEETIGCHKNVSLFNLDDIWSVYNKNLETRDSLMNSYSYLVDKQMTNLKKWFQYYEERTI; the protein is encoded by the coding sequence ATGAATTTAGATAAACTTGTTGCCTTTGGTATATCCCATAAAGAATTAAGTATGTCTGAACGTGAAGAGTTTATTCATCAGAATCCTGAACAGATTATCAATTCTCTTTTGTCTTCAAAGAAGATAGAAGGTTATGTTAACCTTTCAACTTGTCTGAGGGTAGAATTCTATCTTCAAGTTGCAGAAAATTTTTCGATAGAAGAACTTTTAGAATGTTTTTCTTTCCGAAAAGGAATATTCATAAAATCAGGAGAAGAAGCTGCTGAATATCTTTTCAAAGTAAGTTGCGGTTTTTATTCTGTCATAAAAGGAGAGGACCAGATATTAGCTCAAATAAAAAAAGCTCATACTCTTTCTATGGAAAACAATACTTCTTCAAAAATACTTAATATTGTATTCAATAAAGCGATAGAACTTGGAAAAAAATTCAGGACTGAAAGCAAAGTGTGCCATAATGCTCTTTCTCTTGAGGCCATTTCCTTAAAATTTATAAAAGAATCTATTGGTTTTCTTTCTGATAAAAAAGTTCTTATTCTTGGAGTTGGAGACCTGGCACAAGCTATACTTTATCTTTTGGTAAAAGAAAATGTAAAAAATATAACAATAACTAACAGAACCCATCATAAAGCCTTGGAAGTACAAAGCTTATTTGATGTAGATGTTATCAGCTTTGAACATAAAAACACTGCTGCTGTAGAAAGTGATGTAATAATAAGTGCCACTTCTGCACCTCATCTGGTATTAAAATCTGAAGAGATAGTACCTTATCTCCATAATGATAAAAAATATACATTCCTTGATCTTGCTGTACCTAGAGATATAGAAGAAACAATTGGTTGTCATAAAAATGTTTCTCTTTTTAATCTTGATGATATCTGGAGTGTGTATAATAAAAATTTAGAAACAAGAGATTCTCTAATGAATAGTTACAGTTATCTTGTTGATAAGCAAATGACAAATCTAAAAAAGTGGTTTCAATATTATGAAGAAAGGACTATATAA
- a CDS encoding 23S rRNA pseudouridine synthase has protein sequence MKKFIIEPEYDGYEIGVYLKETKGYSGRGLRNLEIYLNGKRVKNNSKKVRKLNRLLIKEKDKETGIIPMEIPIKVAYEDKNILLVDKDPYIIVHPTQKKVDKTLANGVVNYFLKTTGKIMVPRFYNRLDMNTSGLIIVAKNSYAQSFLQEKGIVNKFYKAIVKGTIERDEFLIDKPIGKVGDDLRRREITVENGGQEAQTKIKVIKRFKDLTLIEAELLTGRTHQIRAHMALEGYPLLGDELYGGEDKRAKRQMLHSYKTQFSDVETGELKTVEIDIPDDMKKILSAE, from the coding sequence ATGAAAAAATTTATAATAGAACCAGAATATGATGGTTATGAAATAGGAGTATATCTTAAAGAAACAAAAGGATATTCTGGAAGAGGATTGAGAAATTTAGAAATATATCTCAATGGAAAGAGAGTTAAAAACAACAGTAAGAAAGTTAGAAAACTGAATAGACTTTTAATAAAGGAAAAGGATAAAGAAACTGGAATAATACCTATGGAGATACCAATTAAGGTAGCCTATGAGGATAAGAATATACTTCTTGTTGATAAAGATCCATATATAATAGTGCATCCTACTCAAAAAAAGGTGGATAAAACACTCGCAAATGGGGTTGTAAATTACTTTTTAAAAACAACTGGAAAAATAATGGTCCCAAGGTTTTATAACAGACTGGATATGAATACATCAGGTCTTATTATAGTAGCCAAGAATTCTTATGCACAATCTTTTCTTCAGGAAAAAGGGATAGTAAATAAATTCTATAAGGCTATAGTAAAAGGAACAATAGAAAGAGATGAATTTCTTATAGATAAACCCATTGGGAAAGTGGGAGATGACTTGAGAAGAAGAGAAATAACTGTGGAAAATGGCGGACAGGAAGCTCAAACTAAAATAAAAGTTATAAAAAGATTTAAAGATTTAACTTTAATAGAAGCTGAACTTCTTACAGGAAGAACACATCAGATTAGGGCTCATATGGCATTGGAGGGGTATCCGCTTTTAGGAGATGAACTTTATGGTGGGGAAGATAAAAGAGCAAAAAGACAAATGCTTCACTCGTATAAAACACAATTTTCAGATGTTGAGACAGGAGAGCTTAAAACAGTGGAAATAGATATTCCTGATGATATGAAGAAGATATTGTCAGCAGAATAA
- the gapA gene encoding glyceraldehyde-3-phosphate dehydrogenase, whose amino-acid sequence MAVKVAINGFGRIGRLALRLMVENPEFDVVAINDLTDAHMLAHLFKYDSAQGRFDGTIEVKEDAFVVNGHTIKTFAQADPKNLPWGDLGVDVVLECTGFFTKKEKAEDHIKAGAKKVVISAPATGDLKTVVYNVNDDILDGTETVISGASCTTNCLAPMAKVLEDKYGIVEGLMTTIHAYTNDQNTLDGPHKKGDLRRARAAAANIVPNTTGAAKAIGLVIPALKGKLDGAAQRVPVITGSLTELVTVLNKPVTVEEINAAMKAAANESFGYTEEELVSSDIIGIHYGSLFDATQTRVMTVGDRQLVKTVAWYDNEMSYTSQLIRTLKKFVELSK is encoded by the coding sequence ATGGCAGTTAAAGTAGCAATTAACGGATTTGGAAGAATTGGAAGATTAGCATTAAGATTAATGGTTGAGAATCCAGAATTTGATGTCGTAGCAATTAATGACTTAACAGATGCTCATATGTTGGCACACTTATTTAAATATGATTCAGCACAAGGAAGATTTGATGGAACTATTGAAGTAAAAGAAGATGCTTTTGTAGTTAATGGACATACAATCAAAACTTTTGCACAAGCTGACCCTAAAAACTTACCATGGGGAGATCTAGGAGTAGATGTAGTTCTTGAATGTACTGGTTTCTTCACTAAAAAAGAAAAAGCAGAAGATCATATTAAAGCAGGAGCTAAAAAAGTTGTTATTTCTGCACCAGCAACTGGAGATCTTAAAACTGTAGTTTATAATGTAAATGATGATATTCTTGATGGAACAGAAACAGTTATTTCAGGAGCTTCTTGTACTACTAACTGTTTAGCACCTATGGCTAAAGTATTAGAAGATAAATATGGAATTGTAGAAGGACTAATGACTACTATCCATGCTTATACAAATGACCAAAATACACTTGATGGACCACACAAAAAAGGAGATCTTAGAAGAGCAAGAGCTGCTGCTGCTAACATCGTTCCTAATACAACTGGAGCTGCAAAAGCCATTGGATTAGTAATTCCAGCTTTAAAAGGAAAATTAGATGGAGCTGCACAAAGAGTTCCTGTAATTACTGGATCATTGACTGAACTAGTAACTGTTCTTAATAAACCAGTTACTGTAGAAGAAATAAATGCTGCAATGAAAGCTGCTGCTAATGAATCTTTTGGATATACTGAAGAAGAATTAGTATCTAGTGATATCATTGGAATTCATTATGGATCTTTATTTGATGCAACTCAAACAAGAGTAATGACTGTAGGAGATAGACAATTAGTTAAAACTGTTGCTTGGTATGATAATGAAATGTCTTACACTTCTCAATTAATCAGAACTCTTAAAAAATTCGTTGAATTATCTAAATAA
- the pgk gene encoding phosphoglycerate kinase, which translates to MAKKIVTDLDVKGKKVLMRVDFNVPMKDGKITDDNRIVAALPTIKYVLENGGKVIAFSHLGKVKTEEDLAKKSLKAVSERLAELLGQPVKFVPATRGAELEAAVSGLKDGEIMMFENTRFEDLDGKKESKNDPELGKYWASLGDVFVNDAFGTAHRAHASNVGIAANIGEGKTAAGFLMEKEIKFIGGAVDAPERPLVAILGGAKVSDKIGVIENLLIKADKVLVGGAMMFTFLKALGKNTGTSLVEEDKVELAKELLAKSNGKLILPIDAVVAKEFNNDAPHKTVSVDAIPDDEMGLDVGAGTVELFTKEINGAKTVVWNGPMGVFEMPSYAKGTIGVCEAIANLKGATTIIGGGDSAAAAISLGYADKFTHISTGGGASLEYLEGKKLPGVESISNK; encoded by the coding sequence ATGGCTAAGAAGATAGTTACAGATTTAGATGTTAAAGGTAAAAAAGTATTAATGAGAGTAGATTTTAATGTACCTATGAAAGATGGAAAAATAACTGATGACAATAGAATAGTTGCAGCTCTTCCAACTATCAAATATGTACTGGAAAATGGAGGAAAAGTGATAGCTTTTTCTCATCTAGGAAAAGTAAAAACAGAGGAAGATTTAGCTAAAAAATCTCTAAAAGCGGTTTCTGAAAGATTAGCAGAACTCTTAGGGCAACCAGTTAAATTTGTACCTGCTACAAGAGGTGCTGAATTAGAAGCAGCAGTTTCTGGACTAAAAGATGGAGAAATTATGATGTTTGAAAACACAAGATTTGAAGACCTTGATGGTAAAAAAGAATCTAAAAATGATCCAGAACTAGGAAAATATTGGGCATCTTTAGGAGATGTTTTTGTAAATGATGCATTTGGAACTGCTCACAGAGCACATGCTTCAAATGTAGGGATAGCAGCAAACATTGGAGAAGGAAAAACAGCGGCAGGGTTCTTAATGGAAAAAGAAATAAAATTTATAGGAGGAGCTGTTGATGCTCCTGAAAGACCTCTAGTAGCAATATTGGGAGGAGCTAAAGTATCTGATAAAATCGGAGTTATAGAAAATTTACTAATTAAAGCTGATAAAGTTTTAGTTGGTGGAGCTATGATGTTTACTTTCTTAAAAGCTTTAGGAAAAAATACAGGAACTTCATTGGTTGAAGAAGATAAAGTTGAATTAGCAAAAGAATTATTAGCTAAATCAAATGGGAAATTAATTCTTCCAATAGATGCTGTAGTAGCAAAAGAATTTAATAATGATGCACCTCATAAAACTGTATCAGTAGATGCAATACCTGATGATGAAATGGGACTTGATGTAGGAGCTGGAACTGTTGAATTATTTACAAAAGAAATCAATGGAGCTAAAACAGTAGTATGGAATGGACCAATGGGTGTATTTGAAATGCCTAGTTATGCAAAAGGAACTATAGGAGTATGTGAAGCTATAGCTAATCTTAAAGGAGCAACAACTATTATAGGAGGAGGAGATTCAGCAGCAGCAGCAATAAGCTTAGGATATGCTGATAAATTTACTCATATTTCTACTGGTGGAGGAGCTTCATTAGAATATTTAGAAGGTAAAAAATTACCAGGTGTAGAATCTATTTCTAATAAATAA